In Nitrospirota bacterium, a single window of DNA contains:
- a CDS encoding type II secretion system protein, with amino-acid sequence MADRSKSGFTLLEITISVAIMVLIVTVVFPQVGDIAKVQLNTTARRLIGATRHTCFQALLTKKDYVFNYDLDKNEYWIGEIVLDLETKMTTQKEVKRGLGRRRKLPPGITFKAIELADGKSATKGEALTRFLHNGMNDRTVIELMDGKNRETCITIPSSACGIKPGCS; translated from the coding sequence ATGGCTGATCGCTCCAAGTCCGGCTTCACCCTTCTCGAAATCACGATTTCCGTGGCGATCATGGTACTGATCGTCACCGTGGTTTTCCCGCAAGTCGGCGACATCGCCAAAGTCCAGCTCAACACCACTGCGCGGCGGTTGATCGGCGCCACGCGTCACACCTGCTTCCAGGCTCTGCTGACCAAGAAGGACTATGTATTTAACTACGACCTGGACAAGAATGAGTACTGGATTGGAGAAATCGTGTTGGATCTGGAAACCAAAATGACCACCCAGAAAGAAGTCAAGCGCGGGTTGGGCCGAAGGCGCAAGCTTCCCCCGGGGATCACCTTCAAAGCCATCGAATTGGCGGATGGGAAGTCCGCCACCAAAGGGGAGGCGCTTACGCGATTTCTCCACAACGGCATGAACGATCGAACGGTGATCGAACTCATGGACGGGAAGAACCGCGAAACATGTATCACGATTCCTTCTTCCGCGTGCGGGATAAAGCCCGGATGTTCGTGA
- the gspG gene encoding type II secretion system major pseudopilin GspG: MSKRKDAGFTLLEIMIAVAIVVMFSTVVGVAVYRYFSQAQVNKAKVDIKNIESALELYRTNCLKYPGGEGGIKALLEKPGDCEGWAGPYIKAKNVPKDPWGHEYVFTSPGASGDYDLASGGPDGAVGGGDDITLSDIQ, encoded by the coding sequence ATGAGCAAGCGTAAGGATGCGGGCTTCACCCTCCTCGAAATCATGATCGCGGTGGCGATCGTGGTCATGTTCAGCACGGTCGTGGGCGTCGCGGTTTACCGTTACTTCAGCCAGGCGCAGGTCAACAAGGCCAAGGTTGACATCAAGAACATCGAGAGCGCACTCGAACTCTACCGCACGAATTGCCTCAAATATCCGGGAGGCGAGGGTGGGATCAAGGCGTTGCTCGAGAAGCCGGGCGACTGCGAAGGCTGGGCCGGTCCCTATATCAAGGCGAAGAACGTTCCGAAGGACCCGTGGGGGCACGAATATGTTTTCACCAGCCCGGGCGCGAGCGGGGATTACGATCTGGCTTCGGGGGGTCCGGATGGGGCCGTCGGCGGAGGGGACGACATCACGCTGAGCGATATTCAGTAA